One window of the Gammaproteobacteria bacterium genome contains the following:
- a CDS encoding hybrid sensor histidine kinase/response regulator, whose amino-acid sequence MLTNEAVVPIQSSQPPSDHELIYHEQVKLAYTQFHVCSLSSISGLIIIPLLLWNHVPHFNLFLWLGLTVFGLLIPPHILIYKYKKADEETRKKKYWGQWLVGIALLGSTAWGTQGVLLYTPESTVHLFVVLVFLSSGAAISTIVATPYPALFWTKTLPILAPFSIYALFQDDLIQIVLGTGMLFFYGGTLAVMYSNLHRNVLDSLKLRLENTHLVKQLQIKNQIAEKASDDKSRFLAAASHDLRQPLHAQALLLHELKDQLPEADNIQALIKLEASMNAMNGLFNELLDISKLDAGVVTPRYTHVSVADMFAELKTDFAVLAKEKSLQLRVRSCDCYVHSDYQLLSRILRNLISNAIKYTSSGGVLLSCRKQNSRLLFQVWDTGPGIPSEQRQLIFDEFYQLHNPERDRNKGLGLGLAIAHRLSTLLQHPLRVHSRVDQGSVFTICCPIAPNVLNIRTQPPVRSNEDLSLIKILLVEDDELILSSTRELLLKWQCKLFAAGSLQGAINHVGNLTGNGPKLIIADYRLRNNTTGMQVVDKLERILKTRVPTIIVTGDTSPEILKEIHASKRYLLHKPVAPDTLRAFINEVLHLERESLLETEAG is encoded by the coding sequence ATGCTTACTAATGAAGCCGTAGTTCCCATTCAATCTTCTCAGCCGCCAAGCGATCACGAACTGATCTACCACGAACAGGTGAAACTGGCATACACACAATTTCACGTATGCAGCCTATCCTCGATTAGCGGCTTGATCATCATCCCCCTGCTGTTGTGGAACCATGTTCCTCACTTCAATTTATTCTTATGGCTGGGTTTGACCGTTTTCGGCCTGCTGATTCCACCTCATATTCTCATTTACAAATACAAAAAAGCGGATGAGGAAACTCGCAAAAAGAAATATTGGGGTCAATGGCTGGTAGGGATTGCTCTGCTGGGCAGCACCGCATGGGGCACCCAGGGAGTATTGCTGTACACACCGGAATCCACAGTACATTTATTTGTAGTTTTGGTGTTCCTCAGTTCCGGGGCCGCTATTTCCACCATTGTTGCCACGCCCTATCCCGCCCTGTTCTGGACCAAAACACTACCTATTTTGGCCCCATTTTCCATTTATGCCCTTTTTCAGGACGATCTGATCCAGATAGTCCTGGGTACGGGAATGCTGTTCTTTTACGGCGGCACCTTAGCTGTCATGTACTCCAATCTGCATCGAAACGTCCTGGATTCGCTTAAGCTGCGGTTGGAAAACACCCACTTGGTCAAACAATTACAAATAAAAAACCAGATCGCAGAAAAAGCCAGTGACGACAAATCCCGATTTCTGGCAGCCGCCAGTCATGACCTGCGCCAGCCCTTACATGCACAAGCGTTGCTCCTGCATGAACTTAAAGATCAACTACCTGAAGCGGACAATATCCAAGCCTTAATAAAGCTGGAAGCTTCCATGAATGCGATGAATGGCTTATTTAATGAGTTACTGGACATTTCCAAACTGGATGCCGGCGTGGTGACCCCTCGCTATACCCATGTGTCGGTCGCAGACATGTTTGCGGAATTAAAAACGGATTTTGCCGTTCTGGCCAAGGAAAAAAGCCTGCAATTACGAGTTCGCAGTTGTGATTGTTATGTACACAGCGATTACCAGTTGCTATCCCGCATACTGCGCAACCTCATCAGTAACGCCATAAAATACACCAGCAGCGGCGGGGTTCTACTGAGTTGCAGAAAACAAAACAGCCGGCTGCTGTTCCAGGTGTGGGATACGGGACCGGGTATCCCCAGTGAACAACGACAACTAATATTCGACGAGTTTTACCAACTCCACAATCCGGAACGTGATCGCAACAAAGGATTAGGTCTGGGTTTGGCCATCGCCCATCGCCTGTCAACTCTGTTGCAACACCCGCTACGGGTTCACAGCCGTGTGGACCAAGGCTCTGTGTTCACCATCTGTTGCCCTATTGCACCCAATGTTCTCAACATCCGCACACAACCGCCTGTCCGCAGTAATGAGGATCTGTCCCTAATTAAAATTTTACTGGTGGAAGACGATGAACTCATCCTCAGTAGCACACGGGAACTGTTATTGAAATGGCAATGTAAATTATTCGCTGCCGGCTCCCTGCAAGGGGCCATCAACCATGTGGGCAACCTGACCGGCAACGGCCCCAAGCTGATCATCGCCGATTATCGTTTGAGAAATAACACCACGGGCATGCAAGTTGTGGATAAGTTGGAGCGTATCCTAAAAACCCGGGTCCCTACTATTATTGTCACCGGCGATACTTCACCTGAGATTCTTAAGGAGATTCATGCGAGCAAGCGATACCTGTTACATAAACCGGTGGCCCCGGACACATTACGCGCCTTCATAAACGAAGTTTTACACCTGGAACGGGAGTCTTTGCTGGAAACAGAGGCCGGCTAA
- a CDS encoding histidine phosphatase family protein — translation MPMTIIDLIRHGEPQGGRAYRGHGVDDPLSEKGWEQMRQAVAGAAPWQHIVTSPMRRCCEFAQELAQNQGLPMQTEARFKVGFGDWEGRTPEQIQAENPQQYQDFYADPVNCRPPGAEPLDQFRTRVETAFAELLQQHAGKHVLLVSHAGVMRAIIAGVLGASGAGMYRIKVENAGLSRIRHSGEKSVLEFVNAAFL, via the coding sequence TTGCCTATGACGATTATCGATTTAATCCGCCATGGCGAACCTCAGGGGGGGCGGGCTTACCGCGGCCATGGGGTGGACGACCCTTTGAGTGAAAAAGGTTGGGAACAAATGCGTCAGGCGGTGGCGGGGGCGGCACCTTGGCAGCACATTGTGACCTCACCCATGCGTCGCTGTTGCGAATTTGCGCAGGAGCTGGCTCAGAACCAGGGCTTACCCATGCAAACCGAGGCGCGTTTCAAAGTGGGTTTTGGTGACTGGGAAGGGCGTACCCCCGAGCAAATTCAGGCAGAAAACCCGCAGCAATACCAAGATTTTTATGCCGATCCGGTAAATTGCCGACCACCGGGGGCGGAGCCATTGGATCAATTTCGCACGCGAGTGGAAACGGCCTTTGCTGAGTTGTTGCAACAACATGCCGGGAAGCACGTGTTATTGGTCAGTCATGCGGGTGTGATGCGCGCCATCATTGCCGGAGTCCTGGGGGCGTCGGGTGCCGGGATGTATCGCATCAAAGTGGAGAACGCCGGTCTCAGCCGCATTCGCCATAGCGGCGAAAAGAGCGTCTTGGAATTTGTAAATGCTGCGTTTCTTTAG
- a CDS encoding bacteriohemerythrin, with protein MTFMPWNDEFILEINEVDTQHHWLVDATNKLHDEISKDQPDNGVVGDILAGLVEYAMNHFIMEEEMFQRFSYPETAEHKQEHDAFNVKAMQLLDHYEQGQVVAQEALEFLKNWLRHHILEIDKAYVPHMKQQGAA; from the coding sequence ATGACTTTTATGCCTTGGAACGACGAATTTATTCTCGAAATCAACGAGGTTGATACGCAACATCATTGGTTGGTGGATGCAACCAATAAACTGCACGATGAAATCAGTAAAGATCAACCGGACAACGGTGTGGTCGGAGATATCTTGGCAGGACTGGTGGAATACGCCATGAACCATTTTATTATGGAAGAGGAGATGTTTCAGCGCTTCAGCTACCCCGAAACCGCAGAACACAAGCAGGAACATGATGCTTTTAATGTGAAAGCCATGCAGCTGTTGGATCACTACGAGCAAGGTCAAGTGGTGGCCCAAGAGGCGCTGGAATTCCTAAAAAACTGGCTTAGGCACCATATCCTGGAAATCGATAAAGCCTATGTTCCCCATATGAAGCAGCAAGGAGCGGCTTAA
- a CDS encoding DUF2845 domain-containing protein has protein sequence MNRFITLVLAFCLLSPGFAQALERSDIGGEFYTRHTFKVEKRRYRTTNYLKGKVLPINTRMTLLKYNRHVLIFRRHDTGGKLRIDNIRKYSVTDINSIFDRMFSADPTDLDQYPESIANNIRQGIVEPGMTKKQVILALGYPPAHETPSPEVDQWRYWTSRTNTILLHFEGGKVTHISE, from the coding sequence ATGAATCGTTTTATCACTCTGGTATTGGCGTTCTGCCTGCTGTCACCCGGGTTTGCCCAAGCATTGGAGCGCAGTGATATCGGTGGGGAATTTTATACCCGCCACACGTTTAAGGTGGAAAAGCGCCGTTACCGCACCACCAATTATCTCAAAGGCAAGGTTCTACCTATCAATACGCGTATGACCTTGCTCAAATACAATCGCCATGTACTCATCTTTCGGCGTCACGATACCGGTGGGAAGCTGCGTATTGATAATATCCGAAAATACAGTGTTACGGATATCAATTCCATTTTTGACCGTATGTTTTCCGCCGATCCGACCGATTTGGATCAATATCCTGAGTCCATTGCCAATAATATTCGTCAGGGGATTGTGGAACCCGGCATGACCAAGAAGCAGGTTATTCTGGCTCTGGGCTATCCTCCGGCACACGAAACCCCGTCACCGGAAGTGGATCAGTGGCGCTATTGGACCAGCCGCACCAACACCATTTTATTACACTTTGAAGGCGGCAAAGTGACTCATATTTCGGAATAA
- a CDS encoding porin has protein sequence MKKITCAAAMLTLIPMASFAAGPKMSGFIDTGFVLSDGTTAAGVPSQLEMRYFTSAELDFELDAGSKANVRLDVDFPDFGGTNIAVVEQAYAAFSVDTKTKLSVGIMNNPFGWEKQDAPDMYTISAGLIAWFWDDQTSRDGNNIQGTLVEHNAGDFKIFGGIVNDLGYVPEEISILIGVTASPVRNLEITGGLVTMDDTAAAAAGNIINVNATWKNGPLMVGGELIMPGQFVDQGLGVLGNYKVNREFSVTGRYNMLNFEAPGTDSVSSVTFAGLYELDKNIFINGEFASIDDATNATGLGDGAIISLELLGTF, from the coding sequence ATGAAGAAAATAACCTGTGCAGCAGCAATGCTAACTTTGATTCCCATGGCAAGTTTTGCCGCGGGGCCCAAAATGTCGGGTTTTATTGATACGGGTTTTGTTTTATCCGACGGAACTACGGCCGCCGGTGTTCCAAGTCAGTTGGAAATGCGTTATTTCACCAGCGCTGAACTGGATTTCGAACTGGATGCCGGTTCCAAAGCCAATGTGCGCTTGGATGTGGATTTTCCTGATTTTGGCGGTACTAACATAGCCGTTGTTGAGCAAGCCTATGCAGCTTTCTCCGTCGACACTAAAACAAAATTGTCTGTCGGTATCATGAATAATCCCTTTGGCTGGGAAAAGCAGGATGCTCCGGATATGTATACCATCAGCGCCGGTTTGATTGCCTGGTTTTGGGATGACCAAACAAGTCGCGATGGCAATAACATTCAAGGTACTTTGGTTGAACACAATGCAGGCGATTTCAAAATTTTCGGCGGTATTGTCAATGATCTGGGCTATGTGCCGGAAGAGATTTCTATCCTGATCGGTGTGACAGCTTCGCCCGTTCGCAATCTGGAGATCACCGGCGGTTTGGTGACCATGGATGATACTGCTGCTGCGGCTGCCGGTAATATTATCAATGTGAACGCTACCTGGAAAAACGGACCGTTGATGGTGGGTGGAGAGTTGATTATGCCTGGCCAGTTTGTGGATCAAGGCTTGGGCGTGCTGGGTAACTACAAGGTTAACCGTGAGTTCAGCGTTACCGGTCGTTACAATATGCTGAATTTTGAAGCTCCGGGCACCGATAGTGTTTCTTCCGTCACTTTTGCCGGTTTGTATGAGTTGGATAAGAATATTTTCATTAATGGTGAATTTGCTTCTATTGATGACGCCACCAACGCAACCGGTTTGGGTGATGGCGCCATCATCAGCCTGGAACTGTTGGGTACGTTCTAA
- a CDS encoding tetratricopeptide repeat protein yields MNSLQLKIWRESFVPVLLVLLALFVLLGYVEFESRSNADKVVVIEISSTDAQNDDEDDAGDIADAGNTIDLQPARPSDDRVQLQKAEALIVQSHWDEAESIYQQLLQKHKSSAAYNDLGLFYYRKGDRKQALSQFNRALKTKPVDVSAYLNRGLVYLKRGDYERALQDYESLIRAVPHHFEAHLNMGVTYLKMKLYAKAVTTLEKAKSMAGGKRKAKALYNLGLAYKAIGKKQWSIARKVFNQAVRIRPDYIKARFALAALEPETAEGRKERIAQYHKVLDLVPNYPPAYFRIATVYFDAADLDNALQYYEKALQFNPQYTKARINLGLVFLEQKRWSDARIRFEKALSEEPNNATARFNLGRVAYGIKDYKLAIAEYEKAVAMKSGDYPKAYLNIGLAYKAMRQYDKAIIYYKKAIEAKKAYPQAWYNLGQLYLKNKNYSKADAAFAKAIEIKPQYAQAWFNRGLVFSRQERVDEAITAYEKAVSIRPNYLKAMLNLAVQYSRKNQENKAITAYEAILAKDPSYAQAWNNLGSVLYRQKQWEKAEEAFLQLLTLDSESVKARSALAAVYQGAKQPNRAVAVLREAVSLDANRADLRFSLSMALLDSGDKAQARKELLKAKKLDPDNKEINQQLSELQ; encoded by the coding sequence GTGAATAGCCTGCAATTAAAAATCTGGCGTGAAAGCTTCGTGCCTGTGTTATTGGTGTTGTTAGCTTTGTTTGTGTTGTTGGGCTATGTGGAGTTTGAAAGCAGAAGTAATGCCGATAAAGTGGTTGTCATAGAAATCAGCAGTACAGATGCCCAAAACGATGATGAAGATGACGCGGGCGATATAGCCGATGCGGGCAATACGATAGATCTGCAACCGGCGCGACCTTCGGATGATCGTGTTCAATTGCAAAAGGCCGAAGCGTTGATCGTCCAATCTCACTGGGATGAGGCGGAGTCCATCTATCAGCAGTTACTGCAGAAACACAAGAGCTCAGCTGCCTACAATGATCTGGGGCTGTTTTATTATCGCAAGGGGGATCGCAAACAGGCCTTGTCACAATTCAATCGAGCCCTGAAAACCAAGCCGGTGGATGTCTCGGCATATTTAAATCGGGGCTTGGTTTACCTGAAGCGTGGGGATTATGAGCGGGCGCTGCAGGACTATGAGAGCCTGATCCGTGCGGTACCACATCACTTTGAAGCCCACCTGAATATGGGCGTGACTTACTTAAAGATGAAGTTGTACGCCAAGGCGGTTACCACCTTGGAAAAAGCCAAAAGCATGGCCGGCGGCAAACGCAAGGCCAAGGCGCTGTACAACCTTGGGCTTGCCTATAAGGCTATAGGTAAAAAGCAGTGGTCGATTGCGCGTAAGGTGTTCAATCAAGCCGTTCGTATCCGGCCAGACTACATAAAAGCGCGTTTTGCTCTGGCAGCGCTGGAGCCAGAGACCGCTGAAGGGCGCAAGGAACGTATAGCGCAATACCATAAAGTTCTGGATTTGGTACCCAATTATCCTCCGGCGTATTTTCGAATTGCAACGGTGTACTTTGACGCTGCGGATTTGGATAATGCTTTGCAGTATTATGAAAAAGCCTTGCAGTTCAATCCCCAATACACAAAAGCACGCATAAACTTAGGATTGGTTTTCCTGGAGCAGAAGCGTTGGTCGGATGCCCGGATTCGGTTTGAGAAGGCTCTGAGCGAAGAGCCGAATAACGCGACGGCCCGCTTTAATCTGGGACGTGTGGCATACGGTATAAAAGATTATAAGCTAGCTATTGCGGAATACGAAAAAGCAGTAGCAATGAAGTCAGGGGATTATCCCAAGGCTTATTTAAACATCGGTTTGGCGTATAAAGCCATGCGGCAATATGACAAGGCCATAATCTACTATAAAAAAGCAATTGAAGCTAAAAAAGCTTATCCGCAAGCCTGGTACAACCTGGGGCAGCTCTATCTGAAAAACAAAAACTATTCTAAAGCGGATGCCGCTTTTGCAAAGGCAATTGAGATTAAGCCGCAATATGCACAAGCCTGGTTTAACCGGGGGCTGGTATTCAGTCGTCAGGAAAGAGTTGACGAAGCCATTACGGCTTACGAGAAAGCCGTCAGCATTCGGCCCAACTATTTGAAGGCCATGCTGAACCTGGCGGTTCAGTATTCACGAAAAAACCAGGAGAACAAGGCCATTACCGCCTATGAAGCAATTTTGGCAAAAGATCCCAGCTATGCTCAGGCTTGGAATAACCTGGGCAGTGTCCTGTACAGGCAAAAACAATGGGAGAAAGCCGAAGAGGCCTTTTTGCAACTACTGACTCTTGATAGTGAAAGCGTCAAGGCGCGCAGCGCTTTGGCTGCAGTTTATCAGGGGGCAAAACAGCCCAATAGGGCGGTGGCGGTATTGCGCGAAGCTGTAAGTCTCGATGCTAATCGAGCGGATCTTCGCTTCAGCTTATCGATGGCTTTATTGGATTCCGGTGACAAGGCGCAGGCACGTAAAGAATTGTTGAAGGCAAAGAAACTGGATCCGGACAACAAAGAAATCAATCAACAATTAAGTGAATTGCAATAA
- a CDS encoding UUP1 family membrane protein, whose translation MNKNLGYSILLLVSLLLPASLMIYKLYILDYTVSGLIPAVSYNVDITLQVDGHGDDIQLGTFLPRSDARQKIMDEQSSPGLFSLGLQSDALNRMAQWTADSVSGNQTVRYNYSVLGRHVRYVLPENAPIPNSYPQLLQKYLLSEPGVPVNDPLIELELAKILGSEPNIKPALTAIHRHLQDKFANRNFSGFTDALTALKLGEASCNGKGRLFVAMARKLNLPARLVGGLILNPGSKRTSHQWVEVYVNGHWVPFDTINDHFAEIPANFVSLYYGDQVLFKHTTNVNFQYNFKILKRLVPQAEVQQSLSKSSFNILNIYSVFERVGISQNLLKILLMIPLGAFVVVIFRNVIGVETFGTFLPALIAAASRETGLLWGAIGFTLIILISSLVRRVLDSMQLLHSPKMAIMLTTVVIVMLIMTVLGVQFGLFELAHITLFPIAILAITAERFAIIETEQGWRKAFKITASTLMVIAAAYVVMDSLFLQSMILAFPELLLVIVALNLWLGKWVGMRLSEFYRFRGLIFNKASA comes from the coding sequence ATGAATAAAAATCTTGGGTATTCCATTCTATTGCTGGTATCGCTGTTGCTGCCCGCCTCTTTAATGATCTACAAGTTATACATACTGGACTATACCGTTTCCGGGTTGATTCCTGCCGTGAGTTATAATGTGGACATCACGCTGCAGGTGGATGGTCATGGTGATGATATTCAGCTGGGGACTTTTTTACCCCGGTCTGATGCGCGGCAAAAAATTATGGACGAGCAAAGTTCACCGGGTTTGTTTTCCCTGGGCTTGCAGTCTGACGCACTAAATCGCATGGCGCAATGGACAGCGGATTCGGTTTCAGGGAATCAGACCGTGCGCTACAACTATTCTGTATTGGGGCGACATGTACGTTATGTATTGCCGGAAAATGCACCCATTCCAAACAGCTACCCCCAATTGCTGCAAAAGTATCTGCTCTCAGAGCCGGGCGTACCGGTTAATGATCCTTTGATTGAGCTGGAGTTGGCAAAAATTCTGGGGTCGGAGCCCAATATTAAACCGGCCTTAACAGCCATTCATCGGCATTTACAGGATAAGTTTGCCAATCGTAATTTCTCCGGTTTTACCGATGCCCTCACCGCCTTAAAGCTGGGGGAGGCCAGTTGCAACGGCAAGGGCCGATTGTTTGTGGCCATGGCCAGAAAGCTCAATTTACCTGCGCGTCTGGTGGGAGGGTTGATTCTCAATCCCGGCTCCAAGCGTACCAGCCACCAATGGGTTGAGGTCTATGTTAATGGTCACTGGGTACCCTTCGACACCATCAACGATCACTTCGCAGAAATCCCGGCCAATTTTGTCAGTTTGTATTATGGTGATCAGGTATTGTTTAAGCACACGACCAATGTGAACTTTCAATACAATTTTAAAATTCTAAAACGTCTTGTGCCCCAGGCGGAGGTACAACAGTCTCTGAGTAAGTCATCGTTTAATATTTTAAATATCTATTCGGTGTTCGAGCGCGTGGGCATCTCGCAAAATTTACTTAAGATTTTGCTCATGATTCCCCTGGGTGCTTTTGTGGTGGTGATATTCAGAAACGTGATCGGAGTAGAGACTTTCGGTACATTTTTACCCGCCTTGATTGCAGCCGCTTCGCGGGAAACCGGGTTGTTGTGGGGTGCAATCGGGTTTACCTTGATTATCCTGATTTCCTCTCTGGTTCGGCGGGTTTTGGATTCGATGCAATTACTGCATTCTCCCAAGATGGCGATTATGTTGACCACTGTTGTGATTGTCATGTTAATTATGACCGTATTAGGGGTGCAGTTTGGTTTGTTTGAACTGGCGCATATTACCTTGTTTCCTATTGCCATTTTAGCCATAACAGCAGAGCGCTTTGCGATCATAGAAACTGAGCAGGGATGGCGCAAGGCGTTTAAAATCACCGCCTCCACCTTGATGGTCATCGCAGCTGCCTATGTTGTGATGGATTCACTATTCTTGCAAAGCATGATATTGGCGTTTCCCGAACTGCTGTTGGTCATTGTGGCACTGAATCTGTGGCTGGGTAAATGGGTCGGCATGCGTTTGTCAGAGTTCTACCGTTTTCGCGGCCTGATATTCAACAAGGCGAGTGCTTGA
- a CDS encoding FMN-binding negative transcriptional regulator, producing MYILPSFQNTNENEALDFIESVNFADVVTCFDGVMLSNKYPLFLNREQKRLFGHVGRRNPQLEHLQAGAANVLLIFSGPGAYVSPQWYASRNMVPTWNFQTLQIRGTVQVLDDSQLPETLQDLTQFHESPFGQAWTLSQLDAAPRQSMLNMLAAFAVDIEDIRFKEKLSQNRSPKDRRRVAEQLSKQGDAGSVAIARLMQKQLERS from the coding sequence ATGTACATCCTACCGTCGTTCCAAAATACCAATGAAAACGAAGCCCTCGACTTTATTGAAAGCGTCAATTTTGCTGATGTGGTGACTTGTTTTGACGGCGTAATGCTGAGCAATAAGTATCCCCTGTTTTTAAATCGTGAACAAAAACGATTGTTCGGTCATGTGGGTCGCAGGAATCCGCAACTGGAACACTTGCAGGCGGGAGCGGCAAATGTTTTGCTAATTTTCTCCGGGCCGGGTGCTTATGTGTCGCCTCAGTGGTATGCAAGCCGGAATATGGTGCCGACCTGGAATTTTCAGACATTGCAGATACGCGGGACGGTGCAGGTTCTGGATGATTCTCAACTACCGGAGACGCTTCAAGATTTGACGCAATTCCACGAATCGCCGTTTGGGCAAGCCTGGACACTCTCCCAATTGGATGCTGCCCCGCGCCAATCCATGCTGAATATGTTGGCTGCGTTTGCAGTCGATATTGAGGATATTCGTTTCAAAGAAAAGTTGAGTCAAAATCGCAGTCCAAAGGACAGGCGGCGTGTGGCTGAGCAGCTCTCCAAACAAGGGGATGCCGGGTCTGTTGCCATCGCCCGATTGATGCAGAAACAATTGGAGAGATCGTAA